A genomic segment from Daphnia pulex isolate KAP4 chromosome 5, ASM2113471v1 encodes:
- the LOC124194559 gene encoding protein white-like → MSKMKDSQYEAVQTGDNHEVIIPMTAPSSQKITYSWENLTAYVNMPSGSCFSSLCKKSPPIQKKILDNVSGVIQQGEFLAIMGASGAGKTTLLNCLTFRNTGKLSIIGERFLNGSVVNPDSLARISSYNQQNDLFVGTLTVKETLRFQALLRMDKHLTYAERMNRVEEVIGELGLTKCADTLIGEPERAIKGISGGEKKRLAFATEILTNPQLIFCDEPTSGLDSYMAQNIIEVLKNMANKGKVVVCTVHQPSSQVFAMFDHVLLMAEGRAAFMGPTSKALDFFSSQGLPCPPNHNPSDFYIHALASIPGQEEESSKKIKEICDAFESSEMGKDVLQMVKDNQPVAANTNGGDSVSTPSNIQFKRSPYKASWPTQFSTVLWRSWTTVLREPRVLRMKAVQTMFVAALLALIYKGQTITDADDIMNINGALFILLTNATFQNVYAVVNVFAMEQPMFLRDHFNGMYRTDVYVICKMLADFPFQLLYSFLFIAIPYYPIGFNPDINRFLITVAIMVIVASVAASFGYFVSCLASSPKISSALSAPLIIPLMLFGGFFLNNGSVPVYFQWLRYISWLMYGNSALTVTQWQGVTFDSPLCNANLTIAGQTCTGEDVLNSLNFEPIYFYRDIGCLFALMFGFRFCAYLALLKKTTR, encoded by the exons ATGTCAAAAATGAAG gaTTCGCAATATGAAGCTGTCCAAACCGGCGATAACCACGAGGTGATAATCCCAATGACTGCCCCCTCATCACAGAAAATTACATATAGTTGGGAAAATTTGACGGCTTACGTCAACATGCCATCCGGTAGTTGCTTTAGTAGCTTGTGCAAAAAATCGCCACcgattcaaaaaaagattttagatAATG TTAGTGGGGTTATTCAACAAGGAGAGTTCTTGGCTATCATGGGGGCTAGTGGAGCCGGAAAGACTActcttttgaattgtttgacGTTCCGTAATACGGGAAAGCTCAGCATTATTGGAGAAAGATTCCTAAATGGTTCTGTCGTTAATCCTGACTCACTTGCCCGTATCTCTAGTTACAATCAACAAAACGACCTCTTTGTTGGTACACTAACTGTTAAAGAGACTCTTCGCTTTCAG GCTTTACTTCGAATGGATAAGCATTTAACATACGCCGAGCGCATGAATCGAGTCGAG GAAGTAATTGGTGAACTAGGGCTGACCAAGTGTGCAGACACTCTGATTGGTGAGCCAGAAAGAGCTATTAAAGGCATTTCTGGTGGTGAAAAGAAACGATTGGCTTTTGCTACGGAG ATTCTTACCAATCCCCAGCTTATATTTTGTGACGAACCTACTTCGGGGCTTGATTCTTACATGGCTCAAAATATCATTGAG GTTCTTAAAAACATGGCTAACAAAGGTAAAGTGGTCGTTTGCACCGTTCATCAGCCGTCATCTCAAGTGTTCGCTATGTTCGATCACGTTTTGCTAATGGCCGAAGGGCGAGCGGCCTTCATGGGTCCTACGAGCAAAGCTCTTGATTTCTTCTCAAGTCAG GGTCTGCCGTGCCCACCGAATCACAATCCGAGTGATTTTTATATCCACGCATTGGCTTCAATCCCCGGTCAAGAAGAGGAAtcaagtaaaaagataaaagaaatttgtgatGCATTTGAATCCTCCGAAATGGGGAAGGATGTTCTGCAAATGGTGAAAGATAATCAGCCCGTTGCAGCCAACACGAATGGTGGTGATTCGGTCTCAACTCCATCAAACATTCAATTCAAACGGTCTCCCTACAAAGCTTCGTGGCCAACACAGTTCAGTACTGTACTTTGGAGATCTTGGACTACAGTCCTTAGGGAACCACGCGTTCTTCGTATGAAGGCCGTTCAGACTATG TTTGTTGCAGCTTTACTTGCTCTAATTTACAAAGGGCAAACTATAACTGATGCTGACGACATCATGAATATTAACGGAGCTCTTTTCATCCTCTTGACCAACGCCACTTTTCAGAATGTTTACGCTGTAGTTAAC GTTTTTGCCATGGAACAACCGATGTTCTTGCGTGATCACTTCAACGGAAT GTATCGAACAGATGTCTACGTTATATGTAAAATGCTGGCGGATTTTCCCTTCCAGTTATTATACTCTTTTCTATTCATCGCTATCCCCTACTACCCTATCGGTTTTAATCCCGACATCAACAGATTTCTTATAACTGTGGCCATAATGGTTATTGTAGCAAGCGTTGCCGCATCATTTG gatattttgtttcttgtctgGCTTCGTCTCCAAAGATATCTTCTGCCCTCTCTGCTCCTCTGATTATTCCTCTGATGCTATTTGGAGGTTTTTTCCTCAATAATGGATCAGTGCCAGTTTACTTTCAATGGCTACGCTATATTTCTTGGCTTATGTACGGTAATAGCGCTCTAACAGTCACTCAATGGCAGGGCGTAACATTTGATTCACCATTGTGCAATGCGAACCTCACTATCGCTGGCCAAACATGTACTGGAGAGGACGTCTTGAATAGTCTCAACTTTGAACCG ATTTACTTTTACCGCGATATTGGATGTTTGTTCGCACTAATGTTCGGTTTTCGGTTCTGTGCCTATTTGGCATTGCTCAAGAAAACTACCCGCTAA
- the LOC124194560 gene encoding density-regulated protein homolog, with product MSEECGVLDDAAEAPGVSVKPQYYVTESGLPVGPKPDMEYPLTVLYCGNCGLPTEYCEFYAEHEKCKLWFEKNLPSEFAKQARIGENEGEELKETDDDKKRQKRGGKGLSKPKKKEGGPKKISLSVAPRGRKRLTCVVGLKSYDIDLKTAAKFFGTKFACGASVTGDDEIVIQGDVKDDLFDLLPEKWSQIDEDSIDDLGEVKR from the exons ATGTCTGAAGAATGTGGTGTATTAGACGATGCTGCAGAGGCTCCAGGTGTATCTGTTAAACCCCAGTATTATGTTACTGAATCGGGTTTGCCTGTTGGTCCGAAACCAGATATGGAATACCCATTGACAGTTCTATACTGCGGCAACTGTGGACTGCCAACTGAG TATTGCGAATTTTATGCAGAACATGAGAAGTGCAAGTTGTGGTTTGAGAAAAACTTACCTTCTGAGTTTGCCAAGCAAGCAAGAATTG GTGAGAATGAAGGAGAAGAATTGAAAGAAACTGATGATGATAAGAAAAGACAGAAACGAGGAGGTAAAGGGCTCTCAAAacctaaaaagaaagagggtggaccaaaaaaaatcagtttgaGTGTTGCTCCTCGTGGGAGAAAGCGCCTCACATGTGTTGTTGGTTTGAAATCATATG ATATTGATTTGAAGACAGCAGCAAAATTCTTTGGTACAAAGTTTGCGTGTGGAGCGTCGGTTACAGGAGATGACGAGATTGTCATTCAAGGTGATGTTAAAGATGATCTATTTGACCTTCTTCCAGAAAAATGGTCTCAGATAGATGAAGATTCTATTGATGATCTTGGAGAAGTTAAACGGTAA